Proteins encoded in a region of the Populus nigra chromosome 3, ddPopNigr1.1, whole genome shotgun sequence genome:
- the LOC133689646 gene encoding stress response protein nst1-like, which yields MCILCVIQKWSRRVATMLPWLVIPLIGLWALSQLLPPAFRFEITSPRLACVFVLLVTLFWYEVLMPQLSAWRVRRNARLRERKRFEAIELQKLRKTATRKCRNCLSPYKDQNPGAGKFMCSYCGHISKRPVLDLPVPPGLGISNSGIIKDLVGKGGKLLNGKAWSDNGWMCSQEWLDNGGWAGGSVAGKSSHWRKNGSGIFEGDGHCLAETSYSGVVIFACKVLTSFFLSIRWLWRKIFRTSSSEDGSSDAEHRVMLANRRENGENFHESRGEKARRKAEEKRQARLEKELLEEEEKKQREEVARLVEERRKLRDEIMEAERDRSRSSPLTREKNSRKEAEKKRQERRKEKDKGSSKSNSDAEDLEKKVGKESDQKRDVEKKSEIERRQHQKTGTESVKGQNIELGHGIKNTPGSNFNRGNAGSRYFDRMKGTFLSSSRAFSGGGFFGKPANMPAIVTKENKLNSSIDPVHTSAYRREIYPPDRLAGKASLNGDERNIYRPVLSETQPSQPKKTWQQLFARSSPAPSSSNANVICRPNSKQAEVQAQQFPLQSSPMQSFDNPINFGLPSPFPASAFPNVSSNTSLGFSPPIEPIFPRSVEGSCDFIPEEPELFEDPCYIPDPISLLGPVSESLDNFQLDLGTGFAPDMGLGLERPYAIKNVSASPEVNKPSPIESPLSRIRTADEKNNGSNWFPTTPIAQDFNTLPMDDMHGNEKRTWQMWNSSPLGQDGLGLVGGPGSWLLPPERNRSTKEDIIPPPSQKTMPLLFTKDDQILSGTLSPQKVFLGNGQNGGVFSPVIGSSENEPWLQNAFFPPLSGSTSQFSLKSQEECAQNEVIYRSPTGAATDNALGSSPVHSCSKNEWGAQGSGEGFGKSSVTRPNFGGLFPTSDVQWSFD from the exons ATGTGTATACTGTGTGTGATACAAAAGTGGTCTCGCCGGGTTGCTACGATGCTGCCTTGGTTAGTTATTCCTTTGATAGGATTATGGGCACTTTCACAGCTATTGCCGCCGGCATTTCGTTTTGAGATTACATCGCCGAGACTGGCGTGTGTTTTTGTGCTCCTGGTTACTTTATTTTGGTACGAGGTTTTGATGCCACAGCTGTCTGCTTGGCGGGTGCGTAGAAATGCACGATTGAGGGAGAGGAAAAGGTTTGAAGCTATTGAATTGCAGAAGCTTAGGAAAACTGCTACGAGGAAGTGTAGAAATTGTTTGAGCCCATATAAGGATCAGAATCCGGGTGCAGGTAAGTTTATGTGTTCTTATTGTGGGCATATTTCGAAACGGCCAGTTTTGGATTTGCCTGTACCACCTGGGTTGGGGATTTCAAATTCTGGGATTATTAAGGATTTGGTGGGGAAAGGTGGGAAGTTACTGAATGGCAAGGCGTGGAGTGATAATGGATGGATGTGTAGTCAGGAGTGGTTAGATAATGGTGGTTGGGCTGGTGGGTCTGTAGCTGGGAAGTCTAGTCATTGGAGGAAGAATGGGAGTGGGATTTTTGAAGGGGATGGACATTGTTTGGCCGAGACATCATATTCAGGGGTTGTAATTTTTGCTTGCAAGGTGTTGACATCTTTTTTCTTGAGCATTCGGTGGCTTTGGAGGAAGATTTTTAGGACTAGTTCCTCTGAGGATGGCTCTTCTGATGCCGAGCATAGGGTGATGTTGGCTAATAGGCGCGAGAATGGGGAAAACTTTCATGAGAGTAGAGGAGAGAAAGCACGCAGGAAAGCTGAAGAGAAGAGACAGGCTAGGTTAGAGAAGGAGCTCttagaggaggaagagaaaaaGCAAAGGGAGGAGGTTGCTAGATTGGTAGAGGAACGTAGGAAGCTGAGGGATGAGATAATGGAGGCTGAAAGGGATCGAAGTAGATCATCACCACTAACCAGGGAGAAAAATAGTAGGAAGGAAGCAGAAAAGAAACGTCaggaaagaaggaaagagaaagaCAAGGGGTCTAGTAAGAGCAACTCTGATGCAGAAGATTTGGAAAAGAAAGTTGGTAAGGAAAGTGATCAGAAGCGGGATGTTGAGAAGAAGAGTGAAATTGAGCGCCGTCAACATCAAAAAACTGGGACAGAGAGTGTAAAAGGTCAGAACATTGAATTGGGACATGGGATTAAGAATACACCTGGAAGCAATTTTAACCGGGGCAATGCTGGATCTAGGTATTTTGATCGAATGAAGGGTACATTTTTGTCTTCTTCTAGAGCTTTTAGCGGAGGTGGTTTCTTTGGAAAACCTGCTAACATGCCTGCTATTGTCACTAAAGAAAATAAGCTCAACAGTTCTATAGATCCTGTTCATACTTCTGCCTATAGGAGAGAGATATATCCACCTGACCGTCTGGCTGGGAAAGCAAGTCTGAATGGAGATGAAAGGAACATCTATCGTCCT GTGCTCTCTGAAACGCAACCAAGCCAACCTAAGAAAACATGGCAGCAATTATTTGCACGCTCATCACCTGCTCCTTCATCCTCAAATGCAAATGTCATCTGTAGACCAAATTCAAAACAAGCAGAAGTTCAAGCACAACAGTTTCCTTTGCAATCATCACCAATGCAATCATTTGATAATCCAATCAATTTTGGGCTGCCATCACCATTTCCAGCCTCCGCATTTCCAAATGTATCCAGTAACACTAGTTTAGGTTTCTCACCTCCTATTGAACCAATTTTTCCCCGTTCTGTGGAAGGGTCCTGTGATTTTATACCTGAAGAACCGGAACTGTTTGAAGACCCATGTTATATTCCTGACCCAATATCATTGCTTGGGCCTGTTTCAGAGTCGCTTGATAATTTTCAGTTAGACCTGGGAACTGGTTTTGCACCAGACATGGGACTGGGATTGGAAAGGCCTTATGCTATAAAGAATGTGTCTGCATCTCCTGAAGTGAACAAGCCATCTCCAATTGAGTCCCCTTTGTCAAGAATACGAACTGCTGATGAAAAGAATAATGGTTCTAATTGGTTCCCAACTACTCCTATAGCCCAAGATTTTAACACACTACCTATGGATGATATGCATGGGAATGAGAAGAGAACATGGCAAATGTGGAACAGTTCTCCTCTTGGTCAGGATGGTTTAGGTTTAGTAGGTGGCCCAGGAAGCTGGCTTTTACCCCCAGAACGAAACAGATCAACCAAGGAAGATATTATACCACCTCCATCTCAGAAAACTATGCCATTGCTGTTTACAAAAGATGATCAAATCCTTTCTGGTACGCTTTCTCCTCAGAAGGTTTTTCTTGGCAATGGCCAGAATGGTGGGGTTTTCAGTCCAGTCATTGGTTCAAGTGAAAATGAACCATGGTTACAGAATGCCTTTTTCCCACCATTATCAGGCAGCACCAGCCAGTTCTCTCTGAAATCTCAGGAGGAATGTGCTCAGAATGAAGTGATTTATCGGAGTCCCACTGGAGCTGCAACCGACAATGCTTTGGGGTCATCTCCAGTCCATAGTTGTTCCAA GAATGAATGGGGTGCACAAGGTTCAGGAGAAGGTTTCGGGAAGTCATCTGTCACAAGACCCAATTTTGGTGGTTTGTTCCCCACCTCAGATGTACAGTGGTCATtcgattaa